The Bombyx mori chromosome 8, ASM3026992v2 genomic sequence ATATAGACTAGCAATAATCAACACTTATTTCAAAAAAAGACCAAGCAGAAGATGGACTTGGAAGTCACCAGACGAAAAAGTTAAAAACGAAATCGACTACATCATGACAAATGTCCCAAAAATAGTCCAAAATTATGAAGTTCTCAGCAACGTAAAGTTTCAAACAGACCATAGACTACTTAGAGCAACAGTTATATTGAGTCAAgtgaaaaaaaatagaaaaagctTTAAACCACCACCAAAAATCCCAAAAAATGAAGAAGAAACAAGATACTACATAGACAGCCTCAAATCGAACATCGATACCAAACTAGCAGATACCAGAAACATTCAATCTTACTATGATGCGCTAGAAAAAGCTATAACAAAAAGTTTAACTagcaaaaacaatacaaaaaaagaaaaacgacacAAAATATTTAGCGAAGAAACACTAGCCTTAATTAACAAACGCAGTGAATTAACTCTAAGAAAGAATAAAGATGCTGATACAAAGAAAGAACTAAGCAAATTATATAAGGAAACTAGCAAAGCGATTAAAAGAGACTATAGTAAGCACAGGCAAAGAATAATAAcagaaaatttaaatgaattccGAAGCACAAAGAGAGCATTTAAAGAATTGAACTTAAGAAAAACTTGGATACAAAAATTAGAAGGCCAACATAAAGAAATTACAACAAGACAAGAAATCGTACAGCAGGCAACTTCTTTCTACCAagaattatacaaaaacaaaaataaaaccatcaAGGAAGCCAACGATTCACACAACTGTTATAACACGGAAACAATTAGACCTATAGAAGAAAAAGATACATACGCCCAGCTGAAGCATCTAAAATCAGATAAAAGTCCTGGTCCCGACGCAATAACCAATGAAGCTCTGAAAATAGGCGCACCAGTTTTACTTAAGCCTCTCACAGAATTATTCAATCTCATACTAGAAGCTGAAATCATACCAATCCAATGGTGCACGTCGGACATCATATTACTATATAAAAAAGGAAACCCCCTCGATATCAACAACTATAGACCAATTAGCTTACTGgcaaatatatacaaaatcttCTCATCTATAATTCTTAAACGCATAACACAAGAGATTGAAAAGGCACAACCAATAGAACAAGCTGGATTTCGTTCTGGGTTTAGTACACTAGACCATATAAAGGCACTAGAACAAGTTATAGAAAAATACGAAGAGTTTAATAAGCCACTCTATCTAGGTTTTATCGACTACAGCAAAGCCTTTGACAGCATAAGCCACAACTCTATATGGAAATCACTAaagaaattaaacataaattcgaaatatataaatattataaaatatatatacaacaaCAGCATAAGTTATGTGAAGCTAGAATCTAGAGGTGATGCAATTAATATTGAAAGAGGAGTCAGACAGGGGGACCCCCTGTCACCTAAGCTGTTTATCGCGGTTCTAGAAGATGTATTTCGAAACACAGACTGGAAAAATAGaggtataaaaataaacaacaggTATCTAAACCATCTCAGATTTGCGGACGACATAGTTATGCTGTCTGAAACAGCAAATGAATTACAAGATATGCTCCGCTCTCTTGTTCAAGCGAGCTCACAAGTAGGATTAGAGATGAATGCTACAAAAACCAAAATCATGACAAACAGCATAGAACGACCCATCAATGTAAAAGGAAAAACTATAGAATATGTCTATAGTTACATCTACCTAGGCAAacaaatatcatttttaaaaacgCACAATGAAGACGAAATTGAAAGAAGAACAAACATAGCCTGGAAAAAATTTTGGTCACTCAGAGAAATTTTAAAAGGAGACTACGCAATAAACCTTAAGAAAACTGTATTAGACACCTGTATACTGCCTTGTCTACTGTATGGCTGCCGAACTTGGGTATACACGACAAGAGCAAAACAAAGAATCACAACAACACAAAGAGCTATGGAGAGAAGTATACTAAACAtaagaaaaattcaaaaagtCAGGAGCAAAGTAATAAGACAGAAAACAAAGATGACAGATGCCCTCACACAAGCTCTAAAATTgaaatggcagtgggcaggTCACGTATTGAGATACACAGACACCAGGTGGacagtcaacactacaatctGGAAAGGGCCAATTGGCAAAAGAAGGGTAGGGAGACCGAAAAGACGATGGGCTGACGACATAACCGAAATAATAGGAAAAGACTGGCAAACGATCGGCAAGGACAGAGATCAGTGGAAAggactggaggaggccttcacccgaGGAGGGGTCCATatccaataacaaaaattaactcgtactaacatttagacaataagcattaataactaactaaacaCTAACAAATAAATACCACATTGTAAATGTAAGTTCAGGATAAGGAAAtacaggcttttttatttttttattttattatttttatttaagggaAAAACTGGATTATTAATTCGGGCActggtttattaattattaattcgtaattattattttttgtcggAAGCAGTGCCAACAGCTTAGTAAAATAAGAAACGATTTATAAATGTTGCCCCCACAATTTATGTAACACACCCACACCCACAAGTATTATCTGTTTTGGTTTTCGGGAACTGTAAATAACTGTACAATATGCAACCTGACCTCAATAAATGAACAATCAAAAAAGAATTATTAAGGATTGTACTAGACtatgattaaattaaaagaaacattAACTATTGGTatgaaatactggtggtaggacctcttgtgagtccgcacgggtaggtttcactactcagcctatttctgccgtgaagcaataatgcgtttcggtttgaagggaggggcagccgttgtaactatactgagacctcagaactcatatctcaaggtgggtggcggcatttacattgtagacgaAAGGATATGTTTTGCTTTTTAAATCAGTGATTAAAATCTAATAAATGTAACAGTTTTTGAACATCAATCACAAGGTGTTCTATAATTGTAGTACAACATATTATGGTAATTTCATTGTTCGGATCCCGATAGCCTCCCTATGTATTTCGAGCTTGGCTGTAAGAAGTATGACTTGGTTTGCAAATTGGTTCACAAAACTGAACAAGTAATTAAGACATCGACCTATCTCACGATAGATGGTGGGTTTCACGTTGTGCAGTCTAAGAGATTCCTTAAGGACTTAATCCCAGATGATCCGTTAGCTTGTTCACCTAttagttcaattaaaatttaaaaataactcgCTTTAACTGCTGTAATCtgtacttttaaattattttttactgccACTTTttaatctataggtatactaatattataaagaggatagatttgtttgtttgtttgtattgaataggctccgaaactactgaaccaatttgaaaaactcttccactgtttggaagctacgctATTCTCAAGTAACATAGgcgataatcttttttgaaaaaaattagggatccttactaaaactccaataatgtaacccaggTTGCAaacaaattacataaaatattctttacatcgcgtgccctgcgaaaactattgatgatagaataaaataatgtactaagactttgtagaacacattattatttacaaaaagtgtcgtgacagcatatgtctaactattatggttatgccgcaataagtgttcttttatttaaaaaaataaagcaacgttaaatatcgttcaaatttttgttaaagtcccgagcggagccggagcgggccgctagttaaatataaaatgaaaaaaatatatggaaaaTTGCCCTTggtaaattactttttttttcctcctacctaagctgattgcCTAGGGGGTTACGCTaccgtaaccgggcgagtaagtgagctaacggggctctaacctgaggacttaaattacttactttttgtaaaacaatataAACACACCTAATAATAGCGGGAaagcatttatttattcgtttttgtttcGAAAAAAGGGTACAGTAGATATTCTTTTTGTTGTTGACAGCGCCAGTTTTTAGTTACCGAAAACCAAGGGGTCGTTACAAACCGCTACATAATTGCCGTACCCTAAAATGTTCACCACGTTGCCACTTCGCTCCTTTATTTCCCCCGTGACGAATTTCACTGACTTACAAAATATAAGGATAGTAAGTACATACATGTGTCAAAGTGAAAAAGCGCAAAATATGAAATTCCTAATATacaattttgctttttttgGAAGAATCCGTggcctgatttttttttttttttttttttttttttttttcctacctatgctgatagccttgagaggctatttcagcttcaccctaacgtttgtaggtgagctcgcggggctcaacaggagagttgctaacactgaccctagcaagagcagtgcttcgcagaatctaccaccggatcggaaacgcgacccactgagaagatccggcgagaaactcagtgggctgtctgagggttaatttactcgtcgagcccttcgtcgtaagcgacgggttcgacgagaacgatacacggtgcttgaggtacctaaaagcaccgttagtggatcgggaggatccgaaatgacgtgtttggggcgacgtctgACTGTTTTCGATTCTGGATCGTTCGCGGACGCTCTTAGTAGGTCGTCAACCCGTAAACAGTAGCTCACAGCCGCGTTCGATCATATGGACGTCTATGAGTCTAATCATCTAACCAgacttgctaaggttcgtgttagcaacgtcatcaggtttgagccccgtgagctcacctactaattaaggctacgctgatatagcctctcaaggctttcagcttaggcaggaaaaaaaaagaaacaatacgGTTTAACAACTAGCAGTAAGTCGTTTGATTACAAATAATCTGATAGTATTGTGGatattttgttatataaatCGAATAAGTatggtataaaattaaaataatccagagtaaaatatttttcaaaaaatttaccGAGAAGTGTAAGCTGTACTTTTGATCcaaaaccatattttttttcattaaacaatAGACATCGAACCATTTTACACATATACCGTTAGTCCTTTTCATTTCTAACGCAACAAGGGACTAAGGACGccaactattatattattttgtgagtcaaaaacataattaaacgaAGACGAACGTCATAAACACATCGGCAGTAAAGCTTTGTTCGCTGTATTCGCGTTGCCTTTGGCGGCTCGTAAAGTTTTTCTTCATATTTATCGCATATCGTAGTACCAAACCTCGGGTCTTTCGCAGTCAAATTGATGGTTTGAGTCGATCGACAAAGGACAATACCGTCGAAAATGCTTAGCAAACACGCGCCCAACCCAACAATAATACCTTGTTAACGTTTAATTGCAAGGGTTTGCCAATAACTGCGCCATTGTTTGGAACTCTTTTCCTTTATTTACAACTTTTACGATGTTCGTCGCAGAAAGGTTTATGCGTTTTGGATCTTTTCAAAATTACCGTTTACAAACTTAAAATATCGTGAatgtaacataaatattttcttaagAAACAAAACAAGTAACCAAAGAAGGATAACGGCCGTCGAAATTATGTTTGTGATATTTAAAACCGCATTATTTCACAACGAAGCTacgcaagggcggatccagctttggcgccaggagggggtcacatagtcgtggtcaagtcaagaacttataatttaatttttaataacaatagatacaagtaaaaagtaggtattttattattgtacgtaagttgttgttgttgttgttgtagtcttagggtaccccgctggtacatagggccctcacaagttgtctccactttaccctgtcttgcgcttgctccttgacatcactccaggtcacgttggcagtcctcatctcactctctacggtgcgtcgccaagtgtgtacagggcgaccaggtcttttcctgccaagcggttgccactcaagtACGTAAGTA encodes the following:
- the LOC134199212 gene encoding uncharacterized protein LOC134199212, whose translation is MGCHIEEYSDYVFCYIGETKGLYGVGFLIKKAWKNNITNFTGISERVALLQMNFGGLDISIIQAYAPTEKSDDTEIQKFYNDLKKAHTLSNEKIIILGDFNAKIGQPKKEEKFVMGQYGLGQRNERGERLLEYALEYRLAIINTYFKKRPSRRWTWKSPDEKVKNEIDYIMTNVPKIVQNYEVLSNVKFQTDHRLLRATVILSQVKKNRKSFKPPPKIPKNEEETRYYIDSLKSNIDTKLADTRNIQSYYDALEKAITKSLTSKNNTKKEKRHKIFSEETLALINKRSELTLRKNKDADTKKELSKLYKETSKAIKRDYSKHRQRIITENLNEFRSTKRAFKELNLRKTWIQKLEGQHKEITTRQEIVQQATSFYQELYKNKNKTIKEANDSHNCYNTETIRPIEEKDTYAQLKHLKSDKSPGPDAITNEALKIGAPVLLKPLTELFNLILEAEIIPIQWCTSDIILLYKKGNPLDINNYRPISLLANIYKIFSSIILKRITQEIEKAQPIEQAGFRSGFSTLDHIKALEQVIEKYEEFNKPLYLGKDWQTIGKDRDQWKGLEEAFTRGGVHIQ